A region of the Pseudomonas sp. A34-9 genome:
TCGCGAGCAGGCTCGCTCCCACAAGGAAATGCATTCCAAATGTGGGAGCGAGCCTGCTCGCGAAGGGGTCGGGTCAGGCAACACAGCTTTTGGAGCTCAGCGCCCGCCTCCGAGATCAACAAAAGTCCCTGTCGCATAAGAAGCCTTGTCCGATAGCAACCAGACAATCGCCTCCGCCACCTCATCCGGCCGCCCGCCGCGGGCCATCGGGATCGCCGACTCCAGCTTGCTGACCCGATCCGGGTCGCCGCTCAAGGCGTGGAAATCGGTGTAAATGTAGCCCGGGCGCACGGCGTTGACCCGAATCCCCTCGCCCGCCACTTCCTTGGACAAACCGATGGTGAAGGTGTCGAGCGCGCCTTTGGACGCGGCGTAATCGACGTATTCGTTCGGCGACCCCAGGCGCGCGGCCACCGACGACACATTGACGATACTGCCGCCCTGCCCGCCGTGCTTGGGCGACATGCGCAGAATCGCGTGCTTGGCGCAGAGGATTGGCGCCAGAACGTTGGTTTTCATGATTTTCAGAATGCGGAATTCGGACATTTCATCGACCCGCGATTTGTGTCCGACGGTGCCGGCGTTGTTCACCAGTGCGGTGACCCGACCCAGTTCACTGTCGACCCGCTGGAACAGCGCGATCACTTCATCTTCGATGCTGACGTCGGCGCGCACCGCAATGGCCTGCGCGCCCAATGCACGGACTTGCTCCAGCACGCTTTGCGCGGCCTGTTCATCCGACTGATAGTTGATGCAGATCCGATAGCCCTGCTCGGCAGCCAACAGCGCCGTAGCGGCGCCAATCCCGCGCCCGCCACCGGTGATCACAATGACTTTATCCATGCTGGCCTTTCTCCCCCAATGCACACGTAACAGTCGGGGGGAAGAATAACCGCCATTGGCGGGATTTGCATGAGGTCTGTTGTGTCTGCTCGCGAAGGACGATAACGCGGTCGATCAGACCACCGCCACCTGCTTGGCGCGCGCAATATCCTGCATGAATTTGTCCGCCGGCATCGGATGCCCCAGCAGATAACCCTGCAGCGAATCACAACCCAACTGCGTCAAGAACTCCTGCTGCACCCCGGTTTCCACACCTTCAGCGACAATGCGCAAACCGAGTGCCTGCCCCAATGCGACAATCGCCGAAACAATCGCTGCATCGTCGCTGTCATGCTCCAGATCCCGCACAAAACCACGGTCGATCTTCAGCTCGTTGGCTGGCAAACGCTTGAGGTACATCAGGCTGGAATAACCCGTGCCGAAGTCATCGATCGACAGATCGACGCCCATGTCCGACAACTCCTGCAACACTGTCATGCTCGCATCGGCATCGCTCATGGCCGTGGTCTCGGTGATTTCCAGGGTCAGGCTGTTGGCCGGCAAGTGATGCGTGGCCAACGCCTTGGCCACGCTGCGCACCAGTCCCGCGTGGCAGAACTGCAGCGCCGACAGGTTCACCGCGATACGCCAATCGGTGTAACCGAGCACGTACCACTCGCGCATTTGCCGGCAGGCTTCATTGAGCACCCATTCACCGATCGGAATGATCAGCCCGGATTTCTCCGCCAGTTCGATGAACTTGTCCGGCATCAGCATGCCGTGAATCGGATGCTGCCAGCGCAGCAAGGCTTCAGCGCCGACCGCACGGCCATTGGCCGCGTCGAACTTCGGTTGGTAATGCAAACTGAACTGGCTGTGCTCCAGCGCCGCGCGCAGGTCCTGCAACAGCTGCAACTGCTTGCGCGCGTTGTTGTTCATCGACGCGTCGAAAAAGCTGTAACCGTTTTTACCGCCGCCCTTGGCGTGGTACATCGCCGCGTCGGCGTTCATCAGCAGTTCCTGCGCGTTCTGGCCATTACCCGGATACAGGGCGATGCCGACGCTGGCGGAGATCTGCAAATCATGGTCGGCGACGCGGAATGCTTGCGCGATCAGGCCGACCTGACGTGCAGCCAGTCCCAGTGCGTCATTGGGTTCGGTCAGACGCACCAGCAGCACGAATTCATCGCCGCCGATTCGCGCCAGTGTGTCCGGACCGCGCAAGTCTTCACGCAGACGCAACCCCACTTCACGCAACAACTGGTCGCCCATATGGTGACCGAACGCATCGTTGACCGGTTTGAAGCCGTCCAGATCGATGAACATCAAGGCAAAACAGCCGCCCTGTTCATGGACCTTTTTCATCGCCTGATTGATCCGGTCGTCCAGCAGCATGCGATTCGGCAGGCCGGTCAGGGTGTCGTGCAGGGCCAGTTGCGTGAGTTCACGGTTGGCCACGGTCAATGAGTGCGCCAGATCAGCGGTGCGCGCTTCGAGGCGTGCGTCGAGAATCGAGGTGAGCAAGGCGATCGACAGCACTGCCAACGTCGTGATCAACACCAGACTGTCGAGGCCGTTGCCCTTCAGACCATTGAGCGTGGCGCCGCAGAAGCTGCCATTAGGGAATTGCGCGGCGGCCATGCCGGTGTAATGCATGCCGACAATGGCCAGCCCCATGATCACCGCAGCGCCGGCGCGAATCAGCCGCACATATGGCGAGTGCTGACGCAGGCGGAAAGCGATCCACAGTGCCGCCGCCGAGGCACCGACGGCGATCAGCAAGGAGGCGCCGAACAGTGTCGGGTCGTAGTCGATCCCGGGGGTCATGCGCATCGCCGCCATGCCGGTGTAGTGCATGGCGCTGATCCCGGTGCCCATGATCAGCGCGCCGAACGCCAGTTGCAGGATCGGCAGTTTCGGCTGACTGACCAGCCACAAGGCGAACCCGCTGGAGAGCATCGCGATCAGTAGCGACAGCGCCGTGAGCGTGACGTCGTAACCGAGGTCGATCGGCAATTTGAACGCGAGCATGCCGATGAAGTGCATCGACCAGACGCCGACGCCCATGGCGAACGCGCCACCCGCCGTCCAGAAATGCACCGCACGCCCCTTGGCCGTGGCGATACGCCCGGTGAGGTCGAGCGCGGTGTACGAGGCGAGTATCGCCACGCACAACGAAATGAAAACCAGGGTGGAGGAATAACTACCGATGAGCATGAGCGTTCTCGTGGCCACCCGACGCGGATTGCGTCCATTCTCGGTCGGGCAAATGCGGCGATTGTACTGATTGCACAGAAGAACGCACTGACAAAGTAACCAAATTGCCATCAACCCGATGAAACGCTTGTTCGATCGTCCTACAAGGCTCTGCCCCGGCGTTCACGGCTTTACCCGATCGTTCTCACGCTCTGCGTGGGAATGCCTCGGCGGCCGCTCTGCGTTCGGCTCTGGAGGGGACGCGGAGCGTCCCGGGCTGCATTCCCACGCGGAGCGTGGGAACGATCAAACATGGCGTGATTTATTGGGCGTCACTGACATCCAGTTGCCCATCCCAGCCACCGCCCAGCGCAGCAATCAATTGCACGCTGGCAATCAAGCGGCTCTGCAGAATACCCAGCACGCT
Encoded here:
- a CDS encoding SDR family oxidoreductase — protein: MDKVIVITGGGRGIGAATALLAAEQGYRICINYQSDEQAAQSVLEQVRALGAQAIAVRADVSIEDEVIALFQRVDSELGRVTALVNNAGTVGHKSRVDEMSEFRILKIMKTNVLAPILCAKHAILRMSPKHGGQGGSIVNVSSVAARLGSPNEYVDYAASKGALDTFTIGLSKEVAGEGIRVNAVRPGYIYTDFHALSGDPDRVSKLESAIPMARGGRPDEVAEAIVWLLSDKASYATGTFVDLGGGR
- a CDS encoding EAL domain-containing protein, whose translation is MLIGSYSSTLVFISLCVAILASYTALDLTGRIATAKGRAVHFWTAGGAFAMGVGVWSMHFIGMLAFKLPIDLGYDVTLTALSLLIAMLSSGFALWLVSQPKLPILQLAFGALIMGTGISAMHYTGMAAMRMTPGIDYDPTLFGASLLIAVGASAAALWIAFRLRQHSPYVRLIRAGAAVIMGLAIVGMHYTGMAAAQFPNGSFCGATLNGLKGNGLDSLVLITTLAVLSIALLTSILDARLEARTADLAHSLTVANRELTQLALHDTLTGLPNRMLLDDRINQAMKKVHEQGGCFALMFIDLDGFKPVNDAFGHHMGDQLLREVGLRLREDLRGPDTLARIGGDEFVLLVRLTEPNDALGLAARQVGLIAQAFRVADHDLQISASVGIALYPGNGQNAQELLMNADAAMYHAKGGGKNGYSFFDASMNNNARKQLQLLQDLRAALEHSQFSLHYQPKFDAANGRAVGAEALLRWQHPIHGMLMPDKFIELAEKSGLIIPIGEWVLNEACRQMREWYVLGYTDWRIAVNLSALQFCHAGLVRSVAKALATHHLPANSLTLEITETTAMSDADASMTVLQELSDMGVDLSIDDFGTGYSSLMYLKRLPANELKIDRGFVRDLEHDSDDAAIVSAIVALGQALGLRIVAEGVETGVQQEFLTQLGCDSLQGYLLGHPMPADKFMQDIARAKQVAVV